Proteins co-encoded in one Xiphophorus hellerii strain 12219 chromosome 10, Xiphophorus_hellerii-4.1, whole genome shotgun sequence genomic window:
- the LOC116726614 gene encoding elastase-1, with the protein MAAPGPPLLWFLSLLLLLLLSKASLPAAAYTLIPAQQPQHKVLQLDWPQDCGMPHFKPNMIERIVSGNEARPHSWPWQVSLQVRPRGSKHYIHVCGGTLIHKNWVLTAAHCFQKGKAEDPGSWRIVLGKHQLKRSESAERIFPIKRIYRHENFRYPTHSELDYDIALVKAGTDILPSNFIRYACLPRKQSPLKPGHYCWVTGWGDTRGGKENVSLAEALNQARLPIIDFKTCKQKKFWGDRVRDSMICAGFRDTEGPPAACQGDSGGPLLCQLGRDRWEVHGVVSFGPIGCTVENKPSVFTRTTAYIPWIEATRIRDFFLH; encoded by the exons ATGGCTGCACCAGGACCTCCTCTGCTCTGGTTTCTGtccctgttgctgctgctgcttttgagCAAGGCATCCCTGCCTGCGGCTGCATACACGCTCATCCCAGCACAACAGCCACAACACAAAGTCCTCCAGCTGG ACTGGCCACAGGATTGTGGCATGCCCCACTTCAAGCCAAACATGATTGAGAGGATTGTCTCTGGAAATGAGGCCAGACCTCACTCCTGGCCCTGGCAGGTCTCTCTGCAG GTTCGACCCAGAGGAAGTAAACACTACATTCATGTCTGTGGAGGAACTCTCATCCATAAGAACTGGGTGCTAACTGCAGCTCACTGCTTCCAGAA GGGAAAAGCGGAGGATCCAGGGAGCTGGAGGATTGTCCTTGGGAAGCACCAGCTGAAACGCTCAGAATCTGCAGAGAGGATTTTCCCCATCAAGAGGATCTACCGGCACGAGAACTTCCGCTATCCTACTCACAGCGAGCTGGACTACGACATCGCGCTGGTGAAGGCCGGCACGGACATCCTGCCTTCAAACTTCATCCGCTATGCCTGCCTGCCGCGCAAGCAGAGCCCCCTCAAACCGGGGCACTACTGCTGGGTGACGGGCTGGGGAGACACCAGAG GTGGGAAGGAGAACGTCTCCCTGGCAGAAGCGCTGAATCAAGCCCGTCTGCCCATCATCGACTTCAAAACTTGTAAGCAGAAGAAGTTCTGGGGCGACCGTGTCCGGGACTCCATGATCTGTGCCGGGTTCAGGGACACCGAGGGCCCACCTGCAGCATGTCAG GGCGACTCAGGTGGTCCTCTGCTGTGCCAGCTTGGCCGTGATCGCTGGGAGGTGCACGGCGTGGTGAGCTTTGGCCCCATCGGCTGCACCGTGGAGAACAAACCCAGCGTCTTCACCCGCACCACGGCCTACATCCCCTGGATAGAGGCGACCCGCATCAGGGACTTCTTCCTGCACTGA
- the timm23a gene encoding mitochondrial import inner membrane translocase subunit Tim23, with translation MDNNSQGSGGFKGGLGGLFGGGGAPEYSNTELAGVPLTGMSPLSPYLNVDPRYLVQDTDEFILPTGANKTRGRFELAFFTIGGSCMTGATLGALNGLRMGLKETRDMAWSKPRNVQILNMVTRQGASWANSLGSVALLYSAFGVAIEKARGAEDDINTVAAGTLTGMLFKSSGGLKSAARGGLVGLAVSGAYALYNNWDHLTGSSPSSRLY, from the exons ATGGACAACAACTCTCAGGGCTCGGGAGGATTCAAAGGGGGGTTAGGGGGTCTGTTTGGTGGCGGGGGTGCTCCTGAATACTCCAACACAGAGCTCGCCGGTGTCCCAC TGACAGGAATGAGTCCTCTTTCACCTTACCTCAACGTCGACCCTCGTTACCTGGTTCAG GACACAGATGAGTTCATTTTACCAACAGGGGCCAACAAGACAAGAGGGAGATTTGAACTGGCTTTCTTCACCATTGGAGGCTCATGTATGACAG GAGCCACACTGGGAGCTTTAAATGGTCTGAGGATGGGCTTGAAGGAGACGAGAGACATGGCATGGTCCAAACCTCGCAACGTACA AATTCTGAACATGGTGACCAGGCAGGGGGCTTCGTGGGCCAACTCTCTAGGCTCTGTCG CTCTGTTGTATAGTGCTTTTGGTGTGGCGATAGAGAAAGCCAGAGGGGCAGAAGATGACATTAACACGGTGGCTGCTGGCACGTTAACAGGGATGCTCTTCAAATCCAGCG gGGGATTAAAGAGCGCGGCCCGTGGAGGTCTGGTTGGTTTAGCCGTATCCGGTGCCTATGCTCTTTACAACAACTGGGATCATCTCACCGGCTCCTCGCCCTCGTCCCGGCTCTACTAG